A part of Periophthalmus magnuspinnatus isolate fPerMag1 chromosome 14, fPerMag1.2.pri, whole genome shotgun sequence genomic DNA contains:
- the gnb2 gene encoding guanine nucleotide-binding protein G(I)/G(S)/G(T) subunit beta-2 has protein sequence MSELEQLRQEAEQLRNQIRDARKACGDSTLTQITAGLDPVGRIQMRTRRTLRGHLAKIYAMHWGSDSRLLVSASQDGKLIIWDSYTTNKIHAIPLRSSWVMTCAYAPSGNYVACGGLDNICSIYCLKTREGNVRVSRELPGHTGYLSCCRFIDDNQIITSSGDTTCALWDIQTSQQTTVFSGHTGDVMSLSLSPDGHTFVSGACDASVKLWDIRDSMCRQTFTGHESDINAICFFPNGSAVATGSDDATCRLFDLRADQELGLYCHDNIICGITSVAFSRSGRLLLAGYDDFNCNIWDAMKGDRAGVLAGHDNRVSCLGVTDDGMAVSTGSWDSFLKIWN, from the exons ATGAGTGAGTTGGAGCAACTTCGCCAGGAAGCAGAGCAGCTACGCAACCAGATAAGA GATGCCAGGAAAGCATGTGGAGATTCAACTCTGACACAA ATCACCGCTGGTCTCGATCCTGTGGGGCGAATCCAGATGAGAACAAGACGCACTCTTCGTGGTCATCTCGCTAAAATTTACGCCATGCACTGGGGCTCCGACTCCAG GCTGCTGGTTAGTGCCTCTCAAGATGGAAAGCTCATTATTTGGGATAGTTACACCACTAACAAG ATCCATGCCATCCCTCTGCGCTCCTCGTGGGTCATGACGTGTGCGTATGCCCCCTCTGGTAACTATGTGGCATGTGGAGGCCTTGACAACATCTGCTCCATCTACTGCCTCAAAACACGGGAGGGCAACGTGCGGGTGAGCCGTGAGCTGCCTGGGCACACAG GTTACCTTTCATGTTGCCGTTTCATTGATGACAATCAAATTATTACAAGTTCAGGAGACACCACATG TGCACTGTGGGACATACAGACAAGTCAACAGACCACAGTGTTCTCGGGGCACACGGGGGACGTCATgagcctctctctgtctccggATGGGCACACCTTTGTATCAGGAGCCTGTGACGCTTCAGTTAAACTCTGGGACATCAGGGACAGCATGTGCAGACAGACCTTCACTGGACACGAGTCTGACATCAATGCTATTTGT TTCTTTCCCAATGGCAGTGCAGTGGCCACAGGGTCAGACGACGCCACCTGCAGGCTGTTCGACCTTCGTGCAGACCAGGAGCTGGGCCTTTATTGCCATGACAACATAATCTGTGGCATCACCTCCGTGGCTTTCTCCCGCTCGGGGCGCCTGCTTCTTGCTGGCTATGACGACTTCAACTGCAACATCTGGGATGCCATGAAAGGGGACAGAGCAG GAGTCCTGGCAGGCCACGACAATCGTGTGAGCTGTCTGGGGGTAACAGACGATGGGATGGCAGTGAGCACCGGATCCTGGGATAGCTTCCTAAAGATTTGGAACTGA